The Collimonas sp. PA-H2 genome contains a region encoding:
- the prfA gene encoding peptide chain release factor 1, with protein MKPSMLAKLDQLANRLVEVNDLLMQEDATASMDNYRKLSREHAELGPLVELYQSYQQAVGDIEAAQEMQSDPDMKEFAQDEIMAAKARMEQLEGDLQKMLLPKDPNDERNIFLEIRAGTGGDESALFAGDLLRMYSRFAERNRWQVEMVSESASEIGGYKEVIVRVLGFGAYSKLKFESGGHRVQRVPATETQGRIHTSACTVAIMPEADEVGDVDINPADIRIDTYRASGAGGQHINKTDSAVRITHMPTGIVVECQDDRSQHKNKASALKVLAARIKDGQLRAQQSKEAATRKSLIGSGDRSERIRTYNFPQGRMTDHRINLTLYKLDFIMDGDLTELTNALAAEHQADLLATLGDAI; from the coding sequence ATGAAACCATCAATGCTCGCCAAGCTCGACCAACTCGCCAACCGCCTGGTCGAGGTCAATGACCTGCTCATGCAGGAAGATGCGACCGCCAGCATGGACAACTATCGCAAGCTGTCGCGCGAACATGCGGAACTGGGACCGCTGGTGGAGTTGTACCAGTCGTATCAGCAGGCCGTCGGCGACATCGAAGCGGCGCAGGAAATGCAGTCCGATCCGGACATGAAGGAATTCGCCCAGGATGAAATCATGGCGGCCAAGGCGCGCATGGAGCAGCTGGAAGGCGATCTGCAAAAAATGCTGCTGCCGAAAGACCCCAACGACGAACGCAATATTTTCCTGGAAATCCGCGCCGGCACCGGCGGCGACGAATCGGCGCTGTTCGCCGGCGACCTGCTGCGCATGTACAGCCGCTTCGCCGAACGCAACCGCTGGCAGGTCGAAATGGTGTCCGAATCGGCGTCGGAAATCGGCGGCTACAAGGAAGTGATCGTCCGCGTGCTCGGCTTCGGCGCCTATTCCAAGCTCAAGTTCGAATCCGGCGGCCATCGCGTGCAACGCGTGCCGGCAACGGAAACCCAGGGCCGCATCCATACCTCGGCCTGCACCGTCGCCATCATGCCGGAGGCGGACGAGGTCGGCGACGTCGACATCAATCCCGCCGACATCCGCATCGATACCTACCGCGCCTCAGGCGCCGGCGGCCAGCACATCAACAAGACCGATTCCGCGGTGCGCATCACGCATATGCCGACCGGCATCGTGGTCGAATGCCAGGACGACCGCAGCCAGCACAAGAACAAGGCCTCGGCCCTGAAAGTGCTGGCGGCGCGCATCAAGGACGGCCAGCTGCGCGCGCAGCAATCAAAAGAAGCGGCAACCCGCAAATCCCTGATCGGTTCGGGCGACCGCAGCGAACGGATCCGCACCTACAATTTCCCGCAAGGCCGCATGACCGACCATCGCATCAACCTGACCTTGTACAAGCTCGATTTCATCATGGATGGTGATCTCACGGAGCTGACCAATGCCCTGGCGGCCGAACATCAGGCTGACCTGCTAGCGACGCTGGGTGACGCGATTTAA
- a CDS encoding disulfide bond formation protein B, translating to MKTSKSILLAVAFICLAILGAALYLQHYQNMQPCPLCVIQRYAFAVIALICLICASLPAGAQKAGAGLGILAGLGGAGTAIWHLWIIAHPAISCGRDVLEAPMNALPPATLLPSVFQVDAFALCTTAYDPIMGLSIPQWSLLGFVILLVILVATLFKRGNGSNRRY from the coding sequence ATGAAAACATCCAAATCCATTTTGCTTGCCGTCGCTTTCATCTGCCTGGCCATCCTGGGCGCCGCCCTGTATCTGCAGCACTACCAGAACATGCAGCCTTGCCCCTTGTGCGTGATCCAGCGTTACGCCTTCGCGGTGATCGCGCTGATTTGCCTGATTTGCGCCAGCCTGCCGGCGGGCGCCCAGAAAGCCGGCGCCGGTCTCGGCATCCTGGCTGGCCTGGGTGGCGCCGGCACCGCCATCTGGCACCTGTGGATCATCGCCCATCCAGCCATCTCTTGCGGCCGCGATGTACTGGAGGCGCCGATGAACGCCTTGCCGCCTGCGACCCTGCTGCCATCGGTATTCCAGGTAGATGCCTTCGCGCTCTGCACCACTGCCTACGATCCGATCATGGGCCTGTCGATACCGCAATGGTCTTTGCTGGGTTTTGTCATACTGCTGGTAATCCTTGTAGCTACTTTGTTCAAACGCGGTAACGGCAGCAATCGCCGCTACTGA